One genomic region from Streptomyces sp. NBC_00582 encodes:
- a CDS encoding nuclear transport factor 2 family protein, whose amino-acid sequence MSNQIETVTESPADVVRGLYDALTKGDVPGVLAKLAPEVIVDEPDQLPYGGVHQGREVFVQSILGTMMAHANVAITDAEVFEGPAGVIGTLTGTLTAHTTGEKFPLTMVEIHQVEDGMVRKIDVYTKNPHELAAFYTRAEAGTR is encoded by the coding sequence ATGAGCAACCAGATCGAGACGGTGACGGAGAGCCCCGCGGATGTCGTGCGAGGGCTGTATGACGCGTTGACCAAAGGCGACGTGCCGGGTGTCCTGGCCAAGCTCGCCCCCGAGGTGATCGTCGATGAGCCGGACCAGCTCCCCTACGGCGGCGTGCACCAGGGCCGCGAGGTGTTCGTGCAGTCGATCCTCGGCACGATGATGGCCCACGCCAACGTCGCCATTACCGACGCCGAGGTGTTCGAGGGCCCGGCGGGCGTCATCGGAACGCTCACCGGAACGCTCACAGCCCACACCACCGGCGAGAAGTTCCCGCTGACCATGGTCGAGATCCACCAGGTCGAGGACGGCATGGTCCGCAAGATCGACGTCTACACCAAGAACCCCCACGAACTCGCCGCGTTCTACACACGCGCCGAAGCGGGCACCCGCTGA